The Brassica oleracea var. oleracea cultivar TO1000 chromosome C7, BOL, whole genome shotgun sequence sequence GGTCTGTTAGTGTCGCCGTAGACAAAGGAAGCGAAAAAAATTTTCCCTTCAAAGATAATACAAGTATCAATACAGTTTGTAGAAGTAGAGAGAACTTGAAGGTTAATTTCTTGCTTCCACAATAGCGCCAATCCTCCAGCTCCGTGTCCCACAGGTGAAACTAGAACTCTGTTTTCATATTGCAGCTTGTCCGTCTTCTTTGCAACAAAGCTGTCGGGGTTTTTAGTTTCCATAAGGAATAGAATGTCAGGAGAAATGTTTCTCTTCATCTCCTTTAGGCGTCGAACTGTCCGGGGATTCCCCAAACCCTGACAGTTCCAACTCGCAACTTTTAAGGAACGAGAGAAGATGGATTTTGAAAATCCATCTTTCTTCTTCTTGATGACGCCGGAATCAAATTGCAGATGGGCTGATCCTCCGAGTTTGTTTGCACCTCTGCTCTTCCGTTTGCTCCTCGGGCTCCTCGGGAGCCTCGTGATGAGGAGGGTTTTGACTTCGCCTTCTGCGGGTTTCTTTGATCCGTTTCCGGAATAAGTTTTCTTCTGGTGAGAGGTGGTTTATCTTGTGGGAGTTTTCTCTTTTTGGAAGTCGATCCTCTGATTAACTTTGGGCTTCCTTGCACCGTACGTCTTCCTGGTGGTCTTCCAGGCTTTCTCTTGCCTGTTTCCTTGGATGCATCTTGGCCTGATCCTTGTAAATGTTGGACAGTAGGCCCTAGCCGGAGAGCAGCTGGTACTCTTTCTGCTGTGGGTTGCTGTTCCGGGCTTTGCAAGGTATCTGTAGGTGCTATCAAAGTTGCCTGAAGCATAAGTGCTGTTGTTTCCTCCATTTCACCTTCTTCCTCTGCTCTTCTCATACGTTCCTNNNNNNNNNNNNNNNNNNNNNNNNNNNNNNNNNNNNNNNNNNNNNNNNNNNNNNNNNNNNNNNNNNNNNNNNNNNNNNNNNNNNNNNNNNNNNNNNNNNNTTGGGGTCCTCACTAAAGTATCTTCGAGGGACTGTATCTTGGCTGGAGCGAGACCTGCGTCGGGCCTCTAGTTCATCTCGCGCATCAACTTGGCGATCTCGCCGGTTATAGTCTTGTCTTCCTCTGTGCTCTGACCCTTGAGCTGTGAAATGGAAAATATTAGAACCTGAGTCGTGTTGCTTGTAGTGCGTTCCCCTTCTCTCAGGCTCCTCATTTCCCACGCTAGCTTCCTGAGCTTTAAGAGCTCTTGCTTCATGCTTGGCCTCCAAGCAATCTTTTAAGTCATGATCCAAGCGGAAACATTTAGGACAATGCCTATCGAGCTTTTTATATACGAAGCTCGCTGTAACTTCATCTCCATTCGCATACTCAACCACCGATGATTTGATTAGCGGGAGAAGTCCATTAACCTGCACCCTCATTCTCACCGTTGATGAAGTGATCTCCATCTTTTCAAAAACACCCAGATCTTCGCCAAGTTTCTGGATTGTCTCCTCTGTCCATAGATGTACAGGAATTCCTTGAACTTTAATCCAAAAAGGCAAGAGGGATGGGAAATTTTTGGAGACCGTGGGTTCCCATCTCTGAACAATAACCATCCATCTTCCATAATAGTAGGGTCTTTTTTCCAAGACCGTTAGTAGATCCTCCTCACTGTCAAATTGAAACTGGAACATTCCGTTTCCTAGGTCAGAGCCGACCGGTTTGGATTTTGCCTTCCAGAGATCGGTGAAAAAGGGGATGAGAGACCAGACTCGCTGCGCCGTTCTGTTGGTAACACGGCCTATGAGTGTTAGAGAGTGGCGTTGCATGAGCTCAGCATTATCCGGGTCTTGGATTCTGATGCGAGCAGTTCTTGGGGCTTGAGAGGGGTCAGTAGCTATTTCTTTACCTTTATCCGCTCTCCTAAGTCTTCCAGACATCTTTTGTTGTGAGGTGTAAAGCACGAAGAAACTATTGTAGTAACAGGAACCCCTGTGTCAGTTAGTTCCTTAGAGAAGCCGCTTTGAAGGCTTTAAGTAGTTGCTGGTGGAGTCAATTTGTGAGCAATAACTTCTTGGTGGTTGAGATTTAAGTGACAGATCTTCTTCTAGTTTGTGATAGAAAAATATATAAGGAAACCCTTAAGCATATTTGTGAGCTCCTTGAAAGGCTTCTGTGTTCACGTCTCTGTTCTGAGGAAACCCTCGGTGTAGTGGAGATCTTCAGCGAAGTTGGGCCCTGAAGAGGAAACAGGTTCCGCTGCGGGGAAAGGCGTGGCTTTGGGTTGAAACGACCGGTTGGGAAACTCCAGCAGGCAAGTTAAGCGGCGTGAAGGCGGCTCCGGCGGTCCCTCCGACCATGGTCGGGGGAAGAACCCGATGTGTAATAGACCAGAGCGTGGAGATATCCAATGGTTTTTTCCAAAAGAAGAAAGAAATTCGAAAAGAAACTCTGTTGACTTTTGGACTAAAGCAGGTTGCTGGACAGGAATGTGCTTGGGTCTATTGGATAAAGACTGCTCTCGAAAAGGTCGTCTGGGAGAGAAGTTGTATCATCGTACGCTATTTTAGTAAATTTAATAGTTTTACTTTTTCGTTTCAGTTTATATGTTGTTTTAGGTATTATAATTCTTCTGTGATCGAATATAGGCTCAGCACTTATACAAGTCTTATGATTTTTTTTTTACTTTTTAATATTTGTATTTTCCAAAAAAAATTGCTAAAACTTTTCTTTTAAAATTTTAGGTGTTAATTTACAGAAAGTGTAAACTTTTATGTTTAAATATAACATTAATATGAAATACTTTTATGTTTCAGTTTATATGTTACGCAGTTTAAATACTTTTAACTTTTATGTTACGCAATTTAAATATAACATTAATATGAAATACTTTTATGTTTCAGTTTATATGTTGTTTCAGGTATTATAATTCTTCTGTGATCGAAGATGGGCTCGCACTTATATAATCTTATGAATTTTTTGACTTTTTAATATTTGTATTTTCCAAAAAAATTGCTAAAATTTTTCTTTGAAAAGTTTATAAATAATATTTTTGTTATAAAGACAAAAGATATATGCAAGTATCTTTTAGACATCTTCAATCGAACTTAAAATTTTACTTTTTACATATTGGAAGTATTAACAATTAATTAATACTTAACCCAATTTTATAATCTTAACAATTAATACTTCCAGTATTAACAATTAATACCAACACCCAGTACTCAAGTGTCCAAAGAGATCAACAAATTTGTGGTCAAAGAGGGATATGTCTACGAGGAACGGCTACGCATTACACGCTCAGAATATGTACTTAATGTCGGCTTGAGATCTCACTTTAGCAAGCCAAATGATTGGTACGTGCTCACCAAGACACCTTGCATTAATAAGTTAATCTTGTTTCCGTTATTCCCTAGTATATCCGGCCATGGTTACTCTCTTGTCACGGCCGGCTCCACGGTCTAGGCAATATGTGGACTTAAAAACAAAGAACGTATGTCCGATGTATTTAGCATCAAATGTGCATCTCTTATGACACTGCAATTCTCCCAAAGATGAAAGAGGCTCGTTTCAGCCCTAAGAATGGGCTGTGTTTTAGGGTATCAAATGTACAATTATTCAAAGTAAACTAAACACTTTAGTATCGTGATTTTAATGTTTGTGATGGAAATGCTTACAAAAGGCATCTCTAATAGTTGAGTTTATTTCTATCTTGAAAATTTTATTTTCTTCAAAATAAAACAACAATTTCTTTGGTTTACTTTATTTTTTTCTAGTAAATACTCCAATTATATTCTATCTCCACTTTATTATTAATTATTAATAGCATCTTTTACTATTTCATGTTAATTAATATTATCCAGTTATTTTGTTTTATCAATAATCTAGCACAATTACTATTTAATATAAACTAAATATAATTATATTATAAAACTATTACATAACATAAATAAGCAAACAATGAACATTCTAATTTATTAAAATCATCATAAATATATTTTTCTATAACTGATTAACAGAAGTATTTTTAAGCAAAAGGTAAGTTTATTTATCTTTTGATTCTTCTTATGTGAGATAATATTTATAAGAAATGAATATTTTTGTGATTTTGTATATAAAAATCCAATTAGATGAAAATAATAATTGAATATTTAAAATTAGTTGGATAGTAGTAACATATGTAATTTATTTTGCCAAAGGATAAAAATAAATAAATTTTAAGGACCAATCTAAAATTTTAAAAATTCATCTTCGAATTTGAAGATATACCGTTCACATTTTCATTTTAAAGTAAGAAATAAGAAACGTTGGAGTAAAAATTTATTCAAAATGAATAAAAAAGTAGAAAATGAATCATCGTTGGAGTAGTATAAGGTTATCAAAGGCTGTAGACTAGGGTAACAAAACAAACGAATAGGCAATGTGCACCCATAAAATTTCAAGTTAAAACAAAAATGTCTGAGATTTTTTGTCTAAATTTATCAGAAAAACTTGTAACCAATGAACCATAAAGTTGAAAACATCAAAGATACTACTATTACTCTCAAGTCTCAAACATTACCAAAACTGTAAGAAAGCCAAGAATAACATTATTGCCTTAAACCCACATCAAATCCTCACATTCAAATAATCAAACAACACACCAAACTAGAGCTTGAGGAAAACAAACTCTTCCACCGCTGGAATCTCCCCAATCTTCTTAAGAGTCTCCTTGCTCGGCTGATCATCTACACCAATCGCCATAATAGCTTGCTTCCTCGGTGCGATTCTTCCAACGCTCATGAAGTTAACATTAACATTAGACTCTCCAAGAATGCTCCCCACCGTACCGATCATACCTGGTTGATCCACCTGCCTGCACAGTATGATACTACCTTCAAGAGTCACATCCACCTCAAATGATCCAACCTTAGTCAAATGCGGGACTCCGTCTTTAACCTTTCCCTCTACTTTGACCTCTCCTGATTCAGACAAGGAGCTCGCGAATTTCGACTCCACGTTCCCTAGCTTCACAGTTATCGTCTCCAACGGGTTCTCTGGTGACCCGTCCAAGACCACACGCTCCTCCGAGAGTCTCAGACCTCTCTGCTTAGCTGTGAAATCAGCGTTGACCAAGTTGACGTATACGTCAGAGATCGGCTCGATGATTCCCTTTGTGATCATGGCCCTTAGAAGCCTCGTGTCTAGATCATCAGTGGCTCGTGCTGACGTGTACGACACTTTCACGTTCTTCACGCCGCTTCCTCCGGCCACCAGCTGCACCGCTAGTCTCCCTAGCTTCTCAGCTAGCACCACATACGGTTTCAGCTCCGTCAGAACCTCAGCAGAGACCATAGGCGCGTTGACCGCAGTAGCAGCGAGCTCTCCGTTCAAAGCTCCAACAACAGCTTCAGCGATCTCAATCGCAACTCCTTCCTGAGCCTCCATCGTGCTGGCTCCAAGATGAGGCGTCACCGTGACCCTCTCGTGCTGCACCAGAGGGCTGTCTTTAGCCGGCGGCTCTTTGGTGAAAACATCAAGCGCGGCCTGAGCAACGATCCCAGCATCAAGGGCCCTCACTAACGCGTCTTCGTCTATCACACCTCCGCGAGCGACGTTCACGATGCGAACTCCTTTCTTCATCTTGGCAAAGGTCTCGTCGTTGAGTATCTTGGATGTCGCCGGCGTGAGAGGCATGTGGAGAGAGATGAAATCAGCGGTGGCGAGGGCTTCGCCGAAGCCGACTAGCTCAACGCCGATGGCGTGTGCACGGTCTGCTGGCGCGTAGGGATCGTGAGCGATGACACGCATGCCGAGACCTTTGGCACGACGAGCGACTTCGGTCCCGACTTTCCCGAATCCCAATACTGCAAGAGTCTTGCCGACGAGTGAAACGCCAACATACTTGTTCCTCTTCCATTCCCCTGTTCATTCATTACAGAGAGATTAAAAAAAACAAGATCTTTCAGACAAAAACTATCTACGAGTCAGTAATATAATATTACAGACACTCCACAGTCCACACACACACAAGAACCAACAAAACAAGATCCTTCAAACAAAACTCTCAACGACTCAGTAATATTAACAATGTTTAAAAAATTACTAAGGAGTAATTAGGCGTTTTATAGGAGATTATTGATTATACCAAATTTTTTAAAGTCTACACCTATTTTCTATAAAATAATTCAAGAAAAATAGTTTGTTTAGGTCTAATTGCTGCATATACTGAATTTTTGAACACTGCAAAACTATGTTACAGTCACTCCACACACACACACACACAAGAACCATCAAAACAAGTATGAAGCTTACCAGCCTTAACAGACGCATCAGCTTGAGCAACGTTCCTAGCCATGGCGGCCAAAAGCGCTATCCCATGCTCCGCGGCAGCGATCGTGTTCGCCGTCGGGGCGTTTACGACAAGACAGCCAAACTCCGTCGCCGCTCTCAGATCCACGTTGTCGATGCCAACACCAGCGCGTCCAACAACCTTGAGACGTCCACGAGACGACTCGAAAACCTCGCGGCCAACCTTTGTCCCGCTCCTAACGATCAACGCGTCGCAGAGGGAGATCTTGGTGTTGAGCTCCTCGGGTGTCATGTTGTAAGAGCAGTCGACATTGGCGAAATCCTCCAAGAGCTTCACTCCGGCGTCGCCGAGCTTCTCCGCGACGAGGATCGTGGGTTTGGATCCGTCTCCGGTGGTGCAGGAGACGAGGACGAGTCGGCGGGGGTTGCGGGAAGGGAAGGAGATGGAAGAGGCGGAGGGGAGAGGCGATCTGGAAGAGAGGGACAAGCTCTTGAGGGGGTTGGTGGTGGCGACGGAGATCGTGGAAGACGCGGCGGCTGACATTGCTAACGTGAAAATGTTAGTTGGTGGCACGAGTGGGAGAGGGATGGAGAGAGAGATCTGAATGGTTAGAGAGGCGACGTCGGCGTTTTTATAGGGGTTTGGTGTGATCTCACGCGCCTTCGCGGAATATTATTAGCGATTGAGGAGAAAGCTTTTTTCTCGGACCAAAGCCTGATTAGAGATCCAACTTTTTATCTGAATCTTGTAGTAATCATGTGAAAATCGACTAATTATGTGAACTATCTATCTCCCGGGAGAAATATTTTACAGCTTCCAAGATTTTTTCCAGATCTTAAACTTTGCATATGATTTTAGCTTTTATTCAATTGAATTTTATTTTAACTCAAATCACTTTTTAATTATTTTTAGTAACTTTGAAGCAGCAATTTAGGTGTACCTATAAAACAAATGTTGAATATGAGAGATGCGACATGCTAATCACACTACAACTTAACAATCGATTAATGATTTTTTAAGCGACTGTACTTGTATGAACCCAAATAGTAACAAGGGTTTCACTACTAAAACGAGGTATGTATGCACTAGAGAGAGAGTTGCAAAGCAATTGAAAAGTAGCTGAAGACTTCAAAATGGAATTGAATTTGAGTTGTACAGAGTATATAAAACTTCCAAAAAGAGTAATGTACAATAACTTTATTTAGTTGGTGGTCAAGTTTTACTGCAGTTTTACTCGTGGGGAATATTTCAAAGGATATACTGGTGGCTGTGACGTATGTTTAATTTATGGCACGTGAAAGGTTTGCTTTTTGTGTGTTTGCATCTGCTTTAAGATGCATTGTTTTTTTTTTGGTAGGTCAACCTGTCAAAAACCCCTTACTACTATGCAGCCGCGCAAGCTTTATATACTGTTACATTTGTTAAAACTTAAAATCAAGAGAGTATTGGCCCAATATACCTTAGTGGACTCGAAATTGGAAAACTACCCTAAAGCCTGAAAACCCCACAAACAATGTATCCCATTGTGTGTGTCATGACGGAAATACCCCTACCGCCAAGGGAAGTACGATCACAGCGTGGGGAGAGATAGATTTGGTATGATCTTTCCAGTACAATCTTAGGGTTGCGGATAAATATAAGGTTTCCAGCTATTTTCTTTCCCTTCCACTCGTTTTGCTACAGCAATGTGCAAGGTACACTATGAAATTTGCAGGAAATCTGGAAAATATCTATGTGTAGCAGAGAATGGCAGGATTTAGAGGTTAACGAAAACAGTGTATGGTTTCGGATTCTCTATTTAATGGAGTCCTCCAAATCGATAAATGTCAACTTGTTTTATAGAAAGAGAACGAAGACTGTTAAAGCGAGAGTGTTGCATAAAGTAGTCTCCTTTTACAGTAGTCGTTATCCTTCCAATTTAGGTATGTTTTTATCTTTTGTTTTCTACCATTAAAGATGATTTCAGACTTTTTGAGTAGACGTTATCTTCCAGATTTAGGTTTATTCATTTTTTTTTTTTTTTACCCATTAAAGATGATTTCAGACATTGTGAATATTCGTTATCGTTCAGATATTGTTTTGTTCTTTTTTTGTCTTCTACCATTAAAGTGATTTTTTGTACAGATGAAACTTGTTGCTTCAATGTCACCAATTTGTCATGTTGTCTTTTTTTTTGAAGATCATAGTGTTTACATCTAACATAAAATTGTGCCTGATATTAATTTTGTTGTCTGCAAAATCCTAGGAAATTAACAACACAATGACTTGTTTGTACTCAAAATTGCAGATAAGTGGTTCATAATGGGCCAGTTAGTAAACTGGTTGTTGGTGTGTGGAATTGTTGGTGTGTGGAAACAAGTTGGAATTCGTGGTTGGCTGTTCCTGGAAGATCCGACGGAGCGAAGATACGACGTCGTGGTTCACGAGAACCAGACTTACGCATCTCTGATGGATCTTGTGCGAACACGATACAGTGTAGGAACAGAAACCGCAGTGTGCCTGACTTTTGAGTTTCCGGAGTGGATGAGGATCCCCGCAGATGTGGCATGGCCACCGGTGGATGTCAGGGAGGATGGAGATGTGGATCTATTCATGTCGGTGAGACTTGAAATCCAAGATT is a genomic window containing:
- the LOC106307120 gene encoding D-3-phosphoglycerate dehydrogenase 1, chloroplastic-like, whose product is MSAAASSTISVATTNPLKSLSLSSRSPLPSASSISFPSRNPRRLVLVSCTTGDGSKPTILVAEKLGDAGVKLLEDFANVDCSYNMTPEELNTKISLCDALIVRSGTKVGREVFESSRGRLKVVGRAGVGIDNVDLRAATEFGCLVVNAPTANTIAAAEHGIALLAAMARNVAQADASVKAGEWKRNKYVGVSLVGKTLAVLGFGKVGTEVARRAKGLGMRVIAHDPYAPADRAHAIGVELVGFGEALATADFISLHMPLTPATSKILNDETFAKMKKGVRIVNVARGGVIDEDALVRALDAGIVAQAALDVFTKEPPAKDSPLVQHERVTVTPHLGASTMEAQEGVAIEIAEAVVGALNGELAATAVNAPMVSAEVLTELKPYVVLAEKLGRLAVQLVAGGSGVKNVKVSYTSARATDDLDTRLLRAMITKGIIEPISDVYVNLVNADFTAKQRGLRLSEERVVLDGSPENPLETITVKLGNVESKFASSLSESGEVKVEGKVKDGVPHLTKVGSFEVDVTLEGSIILCRQVDQPGMIGTVGSILGESNVNVNFMSVGRIAPRKQAIMAIGVDDQPSKETLKKIGEIPAVEEFVFLKL